One genomic window of Corynebacterium massiliense DSM 45435 includes the following:
- a CDS encoding type II secretion system F family protein, giving the protein MTASLAAPVIALCLLAAAVLCGQPARSIARDRARGLTGADSVAGRGAVVITAVFVVVFAFLLIGRVSIVVAAALAVGTIGWTVRGFARDRKRRQEERAMIAYLGAVGSDLRAGTSLPRALTRALEVLTDDAGPVERGSRGAGPTARLYEQLHTAAIVANRGGSFAKSLTGAGEYLDGFARMCAMGESHGIALAELIGQYQQRLADKRRHRQATSASLQGPQTTALVLTALPLAGLALGGAMGARPFALLFGGGIGGLLLVLGVALSCGGFAWSQAIMRKAAG; this is encoded by the coding sequence ATGACCGCCTCGTTAGCCGCGCCCGTGATAGCGCTGTGCCTTTTAGCCGCCGCGGTATTGTGCGGACAACCAGCGCGCAGCATTGCCCGCGACCGGGCTCGCGGTCTTACGGGTGCGGACAGTGTCGCCGGCCGCGGGGCAGTGGTGATTACAGCCGTGTTCGTGGTGGTTTTCGCTTTCCTCCTCATCGGGCGTGTGAGCATCGTGGTGGCCGCGGCGCTCGCGGTGGGCACCATCGGGTGGACCGTGCGTGGATTCGCTCGCGACCGGAAGCGGCGCCAGGAAGAACGGGCGATGATCGCTTATTTGGGCGCGGTGGGCTCCGACCTGCGGGCTGGGACGAGCCTGCCGCGCGCACTGACACGCGCACTAGAGGTCTTGACCGACGACGCGGGCCCGGTGGAACGCGGCTCCCGTGGCGCCGGTCCGACAGCACGGCTGTACGAGCAGCTGCACACCGCGGCCATCGTGGCGAACCGCGGCGGGTCGTTCGCTAAGAGCTTGACTGGGGCAGGGGAATATCTGGACGGGTTCGCGCGCATGTGCGCGATGGGGGAAAGCCACGGCATCGCCTTGGCGGAGCTTATCGGGCAGTACCAACAGCGGCTGGCGGATAAACGGCGGCACCGGCAGGCCACGTCCGCGAGCTTGCAGGGCCCGCAGACTACCGCGCTTGTCCTCACCGCGCTGCCGCTCGCGGGCCTCGCGCTGGGAGGTGCGATGGGCGCTCGCCCGTTCGCGCTGCTCTTCGGCGGCGGGATAGGTGGTCTGCTCCTGGTCCTCGGGGTGGCGCTGAGCTGCGGTGGATTCGCTTGGTCGCAGGCCATCATGCGGAAGGCGGCGGGATAA
- a CDS encoding NUDIX hydrolase, whose translation MTSPKEPSSNVFHPPWEDAPGTNVTLRPTAAPAWLRPALRAGDAVDPSRRVNGAATSAVLVVVTGHTLADAAVILTHRSPSLRSHSGQIAFPGGHVEPSDRGPVDTALREAWEEIGLNRAQVTPLAVWPAISVRSKKKAVVPVLAHWAAPSPDNFGVASPAETDHVFSVPISHLADPANRLRVHARGWVGPAFAVERYVVWGFTASVLDALLDAARWAKPWGMDEPVDLYDTLKQSRNRERMD comes from the coding sequence ATGACTTCGCCGAAGGAGCCCAGCTCGAACGTGTTCCACCCACCGTGGGAGGACGCGCCGGGAACGAATGTCACGCTGCGCCCCACCGCTGCGCCGGCGTGGCTGCGGCCCGCCCTGCGCGCCGGGGACGCGGTAGATCCCTCCCGCCGCGTGAATGGGGCGGCCACCTCGGCGGTGCTCGTGGTGGTAACGGGGCACACGCTCGCCGATGCCGCCGTGATCCTCACCCACCGCTCGCCCTCGCTGCGATCGCATTCCGGGCAGATCGCCTTCCCCGGCGGGCACGTGGAACCCAGCGACCGCGGTCCGGTGGATACCGCCCTGCGCGAGGCGTGGGAGGAGATCGGACTTAACCGCGCGCAGGTCACTCCCTTGGCCGTATGGCCGGCAATCAGCGTGCGGTCCAAGAAGAAGGCCGTGGTGCCGGTACTTGCGCATTGGGCGGCGCCCTCCCCGGACAATTTCGGCGTGGCCAGCCCCGCGGAGACCGACCACGTGTTCAGCGTGCCCATCAGCCACCTCGCGGATCCGGCGAACCGGCTGCGTGTCCACGCACGCGGCTGGGTCGGGCCGGCCTTTGCGGTGGAGCGCTACGTGGTCTGGGGGTTTACCGCGAGCGTGCTCGACGCGCTGCTCGACGCGGCGAGGTGGGCCAAGCCGTGGGGTATGGATGAACCGGTCGACCTCTACGACACCCTTAAGCAGTCCCGGAACCGGGAACGCATGGACTAG
- a CDS encoding MarP family serine protease, with the protein MTAALIVDCVIIGVVCLGLWSGYRYGAVSSFLSFVGVVAGLILGLGIAPALMRVTDNIGLRFLLVTAVLVLLVGVGHLVGSVLGAQLRDRMRQRSSQRVDSLIGALFQAVALLLVVWLVSIPLSASITGPVGNGLRDSTILRNLNKAAPAPLQRLPRSIGAMLNESGLPPLVAPVPGQDTGAEVDAPDVDVADKDMVDAIRPSVIHVLGDASECRRRLLGSGFVAADDYVITNAHVVAGTETVNLDTVLGIKNADVVYYNPDVDLAVLHSPGLGLKPLQWAPSPAQTGDDAIVMGFPQSGPFKASPARVRDRITIAGPDIYSAGRIEREAYTLRGHIQQGNSGGPLFDAHGDVIGVVFGAAVDDADTGYALTADEVRSHIGDFTQLTAPADTGECVAQ; encoded by the coding sequence GTGACTGCCGCGTTGATTGTTGACTGTGTGATCATCGGGGTAGTGTGCCTCGGCCTGTGGAGCGGCTACAGGTATGGCGCGGTGTCGTCGTTTCTGTCGTTCGTCGGCGTCGTCGCCGGGCTCATCTTGGGGCTGGGCATCGCGCCCGCACTCATGCGCGTCACCGACAACATCGGGCTGCGCTTCCTGCTGGTCACCGCCGTGCTGGTGCTGCTGGTCGGGGTAGGCCACCTGGTCGGCTCTGTGCTCGGGGCCCAGCTGCGCGATCGGATGCGGCAGCGCTCGTCGCAGCGGGTGGATTCGCTCATCGGCGCGCTGTTCCAGGCGGTTGCGCTCCTGCTCGTCGTGTGGCTGGTGTCCATCCCGCTATCGGCGAGCATCACCGGTCCGGTGGGCAACGGGCTGCGGGATTCGACGATCCTGCGCAACCTGAACAAGGCCGCGCCCGCGCCACTGCAGCGCCTGCCGCGCTCCATCGGCGCGATGCTCAACGAGTCTGGTCTGCCCCCGCTGGTTGCGCCCGTGCCCGGCCAGGACACCGGCGCGGAGGTGGACGCCCCGGACGTGGACGTGGCCGATAAGGACATGGTCGATGCGATTCGTCCGTCGGTCATCCACGTGTTGGGCGATGCCAGCGAGTGCCGCCGCCGCCTGCTGGGATCCGGGTTCGTCGCCGCAGACGATTACGTCATCACCAACGCGCACGTGGTGGCCGGCACGGAGACGGTCAACCTCGACACCGTCCTGGGGATCAAGAACGCGGACGTTGTCTACTACAACCCGGACGTGGATCTCGCGGTGCTGCACAGCCCCGGCCTGGGTCTCAAGCCGCTGCAGTGGGCGCCGAGCCCGGCGCAGACCGGCGACGACGCGATCGTCATGGGGTTTCCGCAGTCCGGTCCGTTCAAGGCGAGCCCTGCCCGGGTGCGCGACCGCATCACGATCGCCGGCCCGGACATCTACAGCGCGGGTCGCATCGAGCGCGAGGCCTACACCCTGCGCGGCCACATCCAGCAGGGCAATTCGGGCGGTCCGCTTTTCGATGCCCACGGTGACGTCATCGGCGTCGTCTTCGGCGCCGCGGTGGACGATGCCGACACCGGTTACGCGCTGACCGCCGACGAGGTGCGCAGCCATATTGGCGACTTCACCCAGTTGACCGCGCCGGCCGACACCGGCGAGTGCGTGGCCCAGTAG
- the nth gene encoding endonuclease III: MANSSTSASAAALRAPRINEILAREHPDAHCALHFESPLELLVATILSAQTTDERVNQVTPELFAAYPSAADYARAERAEVERILRPLGFYRSKAGYLLGLGEALCAHHDGEVPADLDALVALPGVGRKTALVVLGNAFGIPGLPVDTHVGRVARRLGLTAAKSPLRVEKDLTALISADEWTMFSHRLIFHGRRVCRARSPRCAECAVASLCPTAETAEAK; encoded by the coding sequence ATGGCGAATTCGTCGACCTCAGCATCCGCCGCGGCACTTCGCGCCCCGCGCATCAACGAGATCCTCGCCCGTGAGCACCCGGATGCGCACTGCGCGCTGCACTTCGAGTCCCCGCTGGAGCTTCTGGTGGCGACCATTTTGTCGGCGCAGACGACCGACGAGCGCGTCAACCAGGTCACCCCGGAGCTGTTCGCCGCCTACCCCAGCGCGGCGGACTACGCGCGGGCGGAGAGGGCAGAAGTCGAGCGGATCCTGCGCCCGCTGGGCTTCTATCGCTCCAAGGCGGGCTACCTGCTGGGGCTCGGCGAGGCCCTGTGCGCGCACCATGACGGCGAGGTGCCCGCGGATCTCGATGCCCTGGTCGCCCTCCCCGGCGTCGGCCGCAAGACGGCGCTGGTGGTCCTCGGCAACGCCTTCGGCATCCCGGGGCTGCCGGTGGACACCCACGTCGGGCGGGTCGCCCGCCGCCTCGGGCTCACCGCCGCAAAGTCCCCGCTGCGGGTGGAAAAGGACCTCACCGCGCTGATCAGCGCGGACGAGTGGACGATGTTTTCGCACCGGCTGATTTTCCACGGCCGACGAGTCTGCCGGGCGCGGTCGCCGCGGTGCGCGGAGTGCGCGGTCGCGAGCCTGTGTCCCACCGCGGAGACGGCCGAAGCGAAGTAA
- a CDS encoding TadA family conjugal transfer-associated ATPase: protein MTTSTELFDRLQHVLAAEPELADSPNDLVARIREEAGVISNAEVLSILRQLRNETHGLGQLDGLLSGTGVTDIVVNGPKNVFVDRGQGLQPAGVTFQDDAEVRRLATRLAVGCGSRLDDAQPFANGRMPRPDGTSLRIHAVLAPPAEGGTCLSVRVLRQQRASLQALADNGTVPHDIAKLLAGIVRARISFLVIGGTGSGKTTLLSALMGAVPDTERILIIEDTSELCPQHPHTVSLISRGANAEGEGEITMAELLRQSLRMRPDRIVVGEIRGREVCDLLAALNTGHDGGAGTLHANSLKEVPARMEALAALGGMDRDALHAQLAAAVDVVFTMERDREGVRHLAEIGVLTGNPVTAAVVWSRDNGPQPGFAELARRAGLGADGEVAS, encoded by the coding sequence ATGACCACCTCCACTGAGCTGTTCGACCGGCTGCAACACGTCCTCGCCGCGGAGCCTGAGCTGGCTGACTCGCCGAACGATTTAGTCGCCCGCATCCGGGAAGAAGCCGGGGTCATCAGCAACGCGGAGGTCCTTTCCATCCTCCGGCAGCTGCGCAACGAGACGCACGGGCTGGGGCAGCTGGACGGTTTACTGTCTGGCACCGGCGTGACCGACATCGTGGTCAACGGGCCGAAGAACGTGTTCGTGGACCGCGGGCAGGGGTTGCAGCCGGCCGGGGTGACCTTTCAGGACGACGCGGAGGTGCGCCGCTTGGCCACCCGGCTTGCGGTGGGGTGCGGGAGCCGGCTTGACGATGCCCAGCCGTTCGCGAACGGGCGCATGCCGCGGCCCGACGGGACGAGCCTGCGCATTCACGCAGTCTTGGCACCACCCGCGGAAGGCGGGACGTGCCTGAGCGTGCGCGTACTGCGCCAACAGCGGGCGAGCTTGCAGGCGCTGGCGGATAACGGGACGGTTCCCCACGACATCGCCAAACTGCTCGCGGGCATAGTCCGCGCGCGCATCTCCTTCCTCGTCATCGGCGGAACCGGTTCGGGGAAGACGACGTTGCTATCAGCACTTATGGGCGCAGTTCCGGATACCGAGCGCATCCTCATTATCGAAGACACCTCGGAGCTGTGCCCACAGCATCCGCACACGGTCTCACTCATCTCGCGCGGTGCGAATGCGGAGGGCGAGGGGGAGATCACCATGGCGGAACTTCTCCGGCAGTCGCTGCGTATGCGTCCCGACCGCATCGTGGTCGGCGAGATCCGCGGCCGGGAAGTCTGCGACCTCCTCGCGGCGCTCAACACCGGTCACGACGGCGGCGCTGGAACCCTGCACGCGAATTCCCTCAAGGAAGTCCCCGCGCGCATGGAGGCGCTCGCCGCTCTCGGGGGAATGGACAGGGACGCGCTGCACGCGCAGCTCGCGGCCGCGGTGGACGTCGTGTTCACGATGGAGCGTGATCGGGAAGGGGTGCGGCACCTGGCAGAAATTGGGGTGCTGACGGGCAATCCGGTCACCGCGGCTGTGGTGTGGTCACGCGACAATGGGCCGCAGCCGGGGTTCGCGGAGCTTGCTCGGCGAGCCGGGTTAGGTGCCGATGGGGAGGTGGCGTCATGA
- a CDS encoding phage holin family protein: MSNDGLFTDGSDKFAPKVDAIPLSDVDTSKAGEASIGQLVSNATEQISSLIRSEVELAKTELAESAKKGGIGAGLFGAAGTIALYSTFFFFCFLAALLAIWLPLWAGFLIVFAIMILIAGGLAMMGLKQVKQVKKPEKTIESVQELKQLKPGKAQRAVEKTDHGLYT; encoded by the coding sequence GTGAGCAACGACGGACTTTTCACCGACGGTTCGGACAAGTTTGCCCCGAAGGTCGACGCGATCCCGCTGAGCGACGTCGATACGTCCAAGGCCGGTGAAGCTTCCATCGGCCAGCTGGTGTCCAACGCAACGGAGCAGATCTCCAGCCTTATCCGTTCCGAGGTGGAGCTGGCCAAGACCGAGCTGGCCGAAAGCGCGAAGAAGGGCGGCATCGGCGCAGGCCTCTTCGGCGCGGCCGGCACCATCGCTTTGTACAGCACCTTCTTTTTCTTCTGCTTCCTCGCAGCCCTGCTGGCTATTTGGCTGCCGCTGTGGGCCGGCTTCCTTATCGTCTTCGCCATCATGATCCTCATCGCCGGCGGCTTGGCGATGATGGGCCTCAAGCAGGTTAAGCAGGTCAAGAAGCCGGAAAAGACCATCGAGTCGGTCCAGGAGCTCAAGCAGCTGAAGCCGGGCAAGGCCCAGCGCGCCGTGGAGAAGACCGACCACGGGCTGTACACCTAA
- a CDS encoding alpha/beta fold hydrolase: MSTGSAPLPPSVVELAGPFEHTFLHVRGLRLHAATAGDPSDPLVVLLHGSFGGWFDYRHAIGPLAERGFHVAALDMRGFGMSDKPPVEAGQDIRTLTGDVSGVITALGHSAAFVVGADTGASVAWSLATEHPERVRGLVSVSGAHPVDLRRAIAARPWDFMWILLRSGLARLPRPVVRALPSLKQWAFHTYVNRNCAPATAKDVVDDELLLRLRAAAIGKTQRGFLWNNRQLLAATPLRWADALIDAPVLFLTSSQRLWRPVIQRAHARTAGAFAASSIPGAKNLPMVENPAAFTEMLASWFTSP; encoded by the coding sequence ATGAGTACTGGCTCCGCGCCGCTGCCGCCCTCCGTGGTGGAGCTCGCCGGCCCCTTCGAGCACACCTTCCTCCACGTCCGGGGCCTGCGCCTGCACGCCGCGACCGCCGGGGATCCGAGTGACCCGCTGGTGGTGTTGTTACACGGTAGCTTCGGCGGCTGGTTCGACTACCGCCACGCAATCGGCCCGCTGGCGGAGCGCGGCTTCCACGTGGCGGCGTTGGACATGCGCGGATTCGGCATGTCGGACAAACCCCCGGTGGAGGCCGGCCAGGACATCCGCACCCTTACCGGCGATGTGAGCGGGGTGATCACTGCGCTGGGCCACTCCGCGGCGTTTGTGGTCGGCGCCGATACCGGAGCGTCCGTCGCCTGGTCGCTGGCCACCGAGCACCCCGAGCGTGTCCGCGGGCTGGTCTCCGTCTCCGGCGCGCATCCGGTCGATCTCCGCCGCGCCATCGCCGCGCGCCCGTGGGACTTCATGTGGATCCTGCTGCGCTCCGGCCTCGCGCGCCTGCCGCGCCCCGTCGTGCGCGCGCTCCCCAGCCTCAAACAGTGGGCCTTCCACACCTACGTCAACCGCAACTGCGCGCCGGCCACCGCGAAAGACGTAGTAGACGACGAACTCTTACTCCGCCTCCGCGCCGCGGCGATAGGCAAGACGCAGCGTGGGTTCCTCTGGAACAACCGGCAGCTCCTCGCCGCGACCCCGCTGCGATGGGCCGATGCACTTATCGATGCCCCCGTGCTCTTCCTCACCTCCAGTCAGCGCCTCTGGCGGCCGGTCATTCAACGCGCGCACGCCCGCACCGCCGGCGCTTTTGCCGCCTCGAGCATCCCCGGGGCGAAGAACCTGCCCATGGTGGAAAACCCGGCTGCGTTCACGGAGATGCTCGCCAGCTGGTTCACCTCGCCCTAG
- a CDS encoding HAD family hydrolase, which yields MNPQNENATTAGSAAPAPSRGDASTRVGAFFDLDKTIIATSSAYAFGREFLHNGLITPTEALQLSLAKTSYMFAGQSSEQMDATRDQLMSMVAGWSVEQVRDIAKDTLHNVVTPAIYAEARDLIAQHQKAGHEVVIISASARILVELIAQELGVEHVVATDLETADGRFTGNVLYYCKGPAKAAAIATLARDRHIDLSASFAYSDSATDIPMLEGVGHPVAVNPDRAMKKHALEHGWAIESFRNPVPLFTMPNAKEVGIGASVLAGVAALIAGGIWLARNPQHAVLPWFKQRPA from the coding sequence ATGAACCCCCAGAACGAAAACGCCACCACCGCCGGCAGCGCCGCGCCTGCCCCCTCACGCGGTGACGCCTCCACGCGCGTTGGTGCCTTTTTCGATCTGGACAAGACCATCATCGCCACCTCGTCGGCCTACGCCTTCGGCCGCGAGTTCCTGCACAACGGCCTCATCACCCCGACGGAGGCCCTGCAACTGTCGCTGGCCAAGACGAGCTATATGTTCGCTGGCCAGTCCAGCGAGCAGATGGACGCCACCCGCGATCAGCTCATGTCGATGGTCGCCGGCTGGTCGGTGGAGCAGGTCCGCGACATCGCCAAGGACACGCTCCACAACGTGGTCACCCCAGCGATTTACGCGGAAGCCCGCGACCTCATCGCGCAGCACCAAAAGGCGGGCCACGAGGTGGTCATCATCTCCGCCTCCGCACGCATCTTGGTCGAACTCATCGCCCAGGAACTCGGCGTGGAGCACGTCGTGGCCACTGACCTGGAGACCGCCGATGGCCGCTTCACCGGCAACGTCCTCTACTACTGCAAGGGGCCGGCGAAAGCGGCGGCCATCGCCACGCTTGCCCGCGATCGGCACATCGATCTGTCCGCCAGCTTCGCCTACTCCGACTCCGCCACCGACATCCCGATGCTCGAGGGCGTGGGCCACCCCGTGGCCGTCAACCCGGATCGGGCGATGAAGAAGCATGCCTTAGAACACGGCTGGGCCATCGAGAGCTTCCGTAACCCCGTTCCGCTCTTTACGATGCCGAACGCCAAGGAGGTAGGCATCGGCGCCTCCGTTCTCGCCGGCGTCGCGGCACTCATCGCCGGTGGCATCTGGCTCGCGCGCAACCCGCAGCACGCGGTTCTGCCGTGGTTTAAGCAGCGCCCCGCGTAG
- a CDS encoding WhiB family transcriptional regulator translates to MTVSVQATKKPAADNTVDRTRFERGEWITQAKCRHEDPDALFVRGAEQRKAAVICRHCPVQLECRADALDNRVEFGVWGGLTERQRRALLRKNPHIKDWAGYLARGGELVGI, encoded by the coding sequence ATGACTGTCAGCGTGCAGGCAACGAAAAAACCTGCTGCGGATAACACAGTAGATCGCACACGTTTCGAGCGAGGTGAGTGGATCACGCAGGCGAAATGCCGCCACGAAGATCCCGACGCGCTCTTTGTGCGCGGTGCGGAACAGCGCAAGGCCGCGGTCATCTGCCGTCACTGCCCGGTGCAGCTGGAATGCCGCGCCGATGCCCTGGATAACCGCGTGGAATTCGGCGTGTGGGGCGGGCTCACGGAGCGCCAGCGTCGCGCCCTTCTGCGCAAGAACCCGCACATTAAAGATTGGGCGGGCTACCTCGCGCGCGGTGGCGAACTAGTTGGCATTTAA
- the glxR gene encoding CRP-like cAMP-activated global transcriptional regulator GlxR produces the protein MEGVQDILSRAGIFQGVDSEAVNNLIEQMETVRFPRGTTIFDEGEPGDRLYIITAGKIKLARHAPDGRENLLTVMGPSDMFGELSIFDPGPRTSSAVCVTEVQAATMNSDMLQKWVEDHPSIAQQLLRVLARRLRRTNANLADLIFTDVPGRVAKTLLQLANRFGVQEGGALRVNHDLTQEEIAQLVGASRETVNKALATFAHRGWIRLEGKSALIVDTEHLAKRAR, from the coding sequence GTGGAAGGCGTTCAGGACATCCTCTCCCGCGCTGGAATCTTCCAGGGTGTGGACTCGGAAGCCGTCAATAACCTCATTGAGCAGATGGAAACGGTCCGCTTCCCGCGCGGCACCACGATCTTCGATGAGGGTGAGCCCGGCGACCGCCTCTACATCATCACCGCGGGCAAGATTAAGCTCGCCCGCCACGCGCCGGACGGACGCGAGAACCTGCTCACCGTCATGGGCCCGTCCGACATGTTCGGCGAGCTGTCCATCTTCGACCCGGGCCCGCGTACCTCGTCCGCCGTCTGCGTGACCGAGGTGCAGGCCGCGACGATGAACTCGGACATGCTGCAGAAGTGGGTCGAAGACCATCCGTCCATCGCACAGCAGCTCCTCCGTGTCCTCGCCCGCCGTCTGCGCCGCACGAACGCCAACCTCGCGGATCTCATCTTCACGGACGTGCCGGGCCGCGTGGCTAAGACGCTCCTGCAGCTGGCCAACCGCTTCGGCGTCCAGGAGGGCGGCGCGCTGCGCGTCAACCACGACCTGACGCAGGAAGAGATCGCCCAGCTGGTCGGCGCCTCCCGCGAGACCGTGAACAAGGCGCTCGCCACCTTCGCTCACCGCGGCTGGATCCGCCTCGAGGGCAAGTCCGCTCTCATCGTGGACACCGAGCATTTGGCTAAGCGCGCCCGTTAA
- a CDS encoding TlpA family protein disulfide reductase — protein sequence MRKSIVLSAAVAVVLTIAVVAGALFLLRGGAEDATPTRESAEATGAGGADSSPDSDNETETDTAPRPECPAGPVAGVDLPCLGADDTDDHAADKGITVVNVWAWWCVPCRTELPAMQEVADTHPDWTVVGVHADQNAAAGADLLNDLGVDLPSYQDDSNAFASALELPRVVPITVVLVDGEVKETIAKPFAKATDITDAVEGAIAS from the coding sequence ATGCGAAAGTCTATCGTCCTTTCCGCGGCGGTAGCGGTGGTGCTGACCATCGCGGTGGTGGCGGGCGCGCTATTTCTGCTCCGCGGCGGAGCAGAAGACGCTACACCAACGCGCGAATCTGCCGAAGCCACTGGAGCGGGTGGCGCTGACTCCAGCCCCGATTCCGATAACGAGACCGAGACCGATACCGCGCCGCGGCCGGAGTGCCCCGCCGGCCCCGTCGCCGGGGTGGACTTGCCGTGCCTCGGCGCCGACGACACGGACGACCACGCCGCCGACAAAGGCATCACGGTGGTCAACGTGTGGGCGTGGTGGTGCGTCCCGTGCCGCACCGAGCTCCCCGCCATGCAGGAGGTCGCGGACACCCACCCCGACTGGACCGTGGTGGGGGTGCACGCCGACCAGAACGCGGCGGCCGGCGCCGACCTCTTAAACGATCTCGGGGTCGATCTCCCCAGCTACCAGGACGATTCCAACGCCTTCGCCAGCGCCCTAGAACTGCCCCGGGTCGTGCCTATCACGGTGGTGCTGGTCGACGGTGAGGTAAAAGAGACCATCGCCAAGCCGTTTGCGAAGGCCACCGACATCACGGATGCGGTTGAAGGAGCCATCGCCTCCTAA
- a CDS encoding MBL fold metallo-hydrolase, whose amino-acid sequence MEHPAYSQLRPTSPSVGVVLCNNPSYTALEGTNTWIIRSGEDERSIVVDPGPEDEGHLNVVNSHAGEVGLILLTHRHGDHADGALRLRQLTGAPVRAFDPNYCAGADALVDGETIAVEGVTPQLEVVHTPGHTADSTSFFVWSGVPKESTLEGILTGDTIAGRHTTLISETDGDVGDYLHSLDVLERRGDNVSLFPGHGPDLENVAAMAHKYIERRHYRLDQIRSIREEKGEDVDLQTLIDEMYDDVDPVLRHAAEQSTRVALRYLDSEED is encoded by the coding sequence ATGGAGCACCCCGCTTATAGTCAACTGCGCCCAACGAGCCCTTCGGTGGGCGTTGTGCTGTGCAATAACCCCAGCTACACGGCGCTTGAGGGCACGAACACGTGGATCATTCGCTCCGGTGAAGACGAGCGATCCATCGTCGTCGATCCGGGTCCGGAGGATGAAGGCCACCTCAACGTCGTGAACTCTCACGCGGGCGAGGTTGGCCTTATTCTTTTGACCCACCGTCACGGCGACCACGCCGACGGCGCGCTGCGCCTGCGCCAGCTGACTGGGGCGCCGGTCCGCGCATTCGACCCGAATTACTGCGCTGGGGCAGACGCGCTTGTCGATGGTGAGACCATCGCCGTCGAAGGCGTCACCCCGCAGCTCGAGGTCGTACACACCCCGGGCCACACTGCGGACTCCACCTCGTTCTTCGTTTGGTCCGGGGTGCCGAAAGAGTCCACGCTCGAGGGCATCCTCACCGGCGATACGATCGCGGGCCGCCACACCACGCTCATCTCCGAGACCGATGGTGATGTCGGCGACTACCTGCACTCCCTCGACGTGCTCGAGCGCCGCGGCGACAACGTCTCCCTCTTCCCGGGGCACGGCCCGGACCTGGAGAACGTCGCTGCGATGGCGCACAAGTACATCGAGCGGCGCCACTACCGCCTGGACCAGATTCGGTCCATCCGCGAAGAAAAGGGCGAGGACGTCGACCTGCAGACGCTCATCGATGAGATGTACGACGACGTCGATCCGGTCCTGCGCCATGCCGCCGAGCAGTCCACGCGCGTCGCGCTGCGCTACCTCGACAGCGAGGAAGACTAA
- a CDS encoding RidA family protein yields the protein MGVTLPSVAAPLASYVPAKRVGDQVWTSGQLPFVDGELPAAGKVGAEVTTEQATELARTAALNALAAIDSQVGLDNVTQVLKVTGFVASAPDYTQQPAVINGASDFIGELFGDAGTHVRSAVGVAVLPKNSPVELELVVETAR from the coding sequence ATGGGGGTCACCCTGCCGTCCGTGGCGGCCCCGCTGGCCTCCTACGTCCCCGCTAAGCGCGTGGGCGATCAGGTGTGGACTTCCGGCCAGCTTCCCTTCGTGGACGGCGAGCTGCCCGCGGCGGGCAAGGTCGGCGCGGAGGTCACCACCGAGCAGGCGACGGAGCTCGCCCGCACCGCGGCGCTGAACGCCCTGGCCGCGATTGACTCCCAGGTGGGCCTGGACAACGTCACCCAGGTGCTCAAGGTCACCGGGTTCGTGGCCTCCGCGCCCGACTACACCCAGCAGCCGGCCGTCATCAACGGTGCTTCCGACTTTATCGGGGAGCTTTTTGGTGATGCCGGCACGCACGTTCGTTCCGCAGTTGGCGTCGCAGTTCTGCCGAAGAATTCTCCGGTTGAGCTGGAGCTCGTCGTGGAAACTGCACGTTAA
- a CDS encoding DUF4177 domain-containing protein — protein MAKWEYATAPVLTHATKQILDSWGEDGWELVTVIPGPNPENLVAYFKREVQ, from the coding sequence ATGGCTAAATGGGAATACGCTACTGCGCCAGTTCTTACGCACGCGACGAAGCAGATCCTCGACTCCTGGGGTGAAGACGGCTGGGAGCTCGTCACCGTCATCCCGGGTCCGAACCCGGAGAATCTCGTCGCCTACTTCAAGCGCGAGGTGCAGTAA